In Naumovozyma castellii chromosome 1, complete genome, one DNA window encodes the following:
- the NCAS0A04310 gene encoding myosin family protein (ancestral locus Anc_2.440), producing the protein MALLKRGARNKNAQEPAKRSAKIKKATFDATKKKEVGVSDLTLLSKISDETINDNLKKRFMNGTIYTYIGHVLISVNPFRDLGIYTDAIVESYKGKNRLEVPPHVFAIAESMYYNMKSYNENQCVIISGESGAGKTEAAKRIMQYIASASTTHSESIGKIKDMVLATNPLLESFGCAKTLRNNNSSRHGKYLEIRFNSQFEPCAGNITNYLLEKQRVVSQIKNERNFHIFYQFTKGASDAYRQTFGVQKPEQYIYTSASGCTSVDTIDDVNDYRETLKAMEVIGLHQEEQDQIFRMLAAVLWIGNVSFVENEEGNAQVRDTSVTDFVAYLLQIDAPLLIKSLVERVMETNHGMRRGSVYHVPLNIVQATAVRDALAKAIYNNLFEWIVGRVNVSLQAYPGADRSIGILDIYGFEIFEHNSFEQICINYVNEKLQQIFIQLTLKSEQETYKREKIKWTPIKYFDNKVVCDLIEAKRPPGIFAAMNDSVATAHADSNAADQAFAQRLNMFSSNPHFELRSNKFVIKHYAGDVTYDVNGITDKNKDQLQKDLVELIATTTNPFLSGIFPVEVDKESKRRPPTAGDKIIKSANELVETLSKAQPSYIRTIKPNQTKSPNDYDDHQVLHQVKYLGLQENVRIRRAGFAYRQTFEKFVERFYLLSPHCSYAGDYTWQGETLDAVQHILNDASIPASEYQLGTTSVFIKTPETLFALEHMRDRYWHNMAARIQRAWRRFLRRRIDAAIRIQRTIRERKSGNKYEQLRDEGTKLLGGRKERRSMSLLGYRAFMGDYLSCNESKSKGSYIKRQAGIKERVVFSIHGEMLHSKFGRSAQRLRKTFILTPTTFYIVGQTMVQNSMKYMQDYSINLKSIREVSLTSLQDDWIGIVMSGSSLPDPFINTSFKTELITQMKKLNGGIQVKVGPTIQYQKKPGKLHSVKSSISDTAPKYSDLYKSSTIFVRRGHPANSKSKKKPRNKGGSSSASYSTSYTHNSRPKSSISQQPRSPKPVATSRPATKKVAPPPPGSQNLAASAAQAVYHPNGNSKPAAPNPGTKPQHRPAKKRVAPPKPQQAQKPTQRPKEQERHIQKPAAAAVPPPPPPPPMGQTEPKFEAAFDFAGTGAASELPLKKGEVVYITRQEPSGWSLAKTLDGSKQGWVPTAYIAEVKGSVHTPAPAAVPAPKAHVPVVQQQQQQPTPAANPGPGFTDGLASALAARANKMRDESEGEDNNGDDDDDDW; encoded by the coding sequence ATGgctttattgaaaagaggGGCACGTAATAAGAATGCTCAAGAGCCAGCAAAGCGATCTGCCAAGATTAAGAAAGCCACATTTGATGCCACCAAGAAAAAGGAAGTTGGTGTTTCTGATTTAACCTTATTGTCCAAAATTTCAGACGAAACTATCAATGACAACTTGAAAAAGAGATTTATGAATGGTACCATTTATACCTATATTGGCCATGTTCTGATTAGTGTGAATCCTTTTCGTGATCTAGGAATTTACACAGATGCCATTGTAGAGTCATATAAAGGGAAGAATAGATTAGAGGTCCCACCTCATGTCTTCGCAATTGCAGAATCCATGTATTATAATATGAAATCATATAATGAAAACCAATGTGTCATCATCTCAGGTGAGTCAGGTGCAGGGAAAACTGAAGCTGCCAAGAGAATTATGCAATATATCGCTTCAGCTTCTACTACCCATTCAGAATCCATTGGGAAGATTAAAGATATGGTTTTGGCCACTAACCCATTGTTGGAATCTTTTGGTTGTGCAAAGAcattaagaaataataattcatcaagaCATGGTAAATATTTAGAAATTAGATTCAACTCCCAGTTTGAGCCTTGTGCCGGTAATATTACTAATTATCTGTTGGAAAAGCAAAGAGTTGTTAGccaaattaaaaatgaaagaaattttcaCATCTTCTATCAGTTTACCAAAGGTGCCTCAGACGCCTATAGACAGACATTCGGTGTCCAAAAACCTgaacaatatatttataCATCAGCCTCAGGGTGTACAAGTGTTGACACCATTGATGATGTGAATGATTATCGAGAAACATTAAAGGCTATGGAAGTCATTGGATTACACCAAGAGGAACAAGATCAGATCTTCAGAATGCTTGCTGCTGTCTTGTGGATTGGTAATGTCTCTTTCgttgaaaatgaagaaggtAATGCTCAAGTTAGAGATACTTCAGTTACTGATTTTGTTGCTTACCTTCTACAAATTGATGCGCCCTTATTGATCAAATCATTAGTCGAAAGAGTCATGGAAACAAATCACGGTATGAGAAGAGGTTCCGTATACCATGTCCCACTGAATATTGTTCAGGCAACAGCTGTAAGAGATGCTCTTGCTAAGGCAATCTACAACAATTTATTCGAATGGATTGTTGGCAGAGTAAATGTTTCTTTGCAGGCCTACCCCGGTGCTGATAGATCTATCGGTATTTTGGATATCTATggttttgaaatttttgagCATAATTCTTTTGAACAAATATGTATTAATTATGTTAATGAAAAGTTACAACAAATCTTCATCCAATTGACTTTAAAATCTGAGCAAGAAACATATAAGAGAGAAAAGATTAAGTGGACTCCTATTAAATACTTTGACAATAAAGTCGTTTGTGATTTAATTGAAGCCAAGAGACCACCTGGTATCTTTGCTGCCATGAATGATTCTGTTGCAACAGCACATGCCGATTCAAATGCCGCTGATCAAGCATTTGCCCAACGTCTGAACATGTTCAGCAGTAATCCTCATTTCGAATTAAGATCTAACAAGTTTGTCATTAAACATTATGCTGGTGATGTTACTTACGATGTCAATGGTATTACTgataagaataaagatCAATTACAAAAGGATCTTGTGGAATTGATTGCAACAACCACAAATCCATTCTTATCCGGAATATTCCCTGTGGAAGTCGATAAGGAATCAAAAAGAAGACCACCAACTGCTGGTGacaaaatcatcaaaagTGCAAATGAGTTGGTGGAAACATTATCAAAGGCCCAACCCTCCTACATTAGAACGATTAAACCAAATCAAACAAAATCACCAAACGATTACGATGATCACCAAGTGTTACACCAAGTTAAATATTTAGGTTTACAGGAGAATGTTAGAATTAGAAGAGCCGGTTTTGCTTATAGACAAACTTTTGagaaatttgttgaaaGATTCTACTTATTATCACCTCATTGTTCTTATGCTGGTGACTATACTTGGCAAGGTGAGACATTAGATGCTGTTCAGCatattttgaatgatgCCTCTATCCCAGCTTCTGAGTACCAGTTGGGTACAACTAGTGTTTTCATTAAAACTCCTGAAACCTTATTTGCACTGGAGCATATGAGAGACAGATACTGGCATAATATGGCAGCTAGAATTCAACGTGCCTGGAGACGTTTCTTGAGAAGGAGAATAGATGCAGCCATTAGAATTCAACGAACGataagagaaagaaaaagtgGTAATAAGTACGAGCAACTACGTGATGAAGGTACGAAATTATTGGgtggaagaaaagaaaggaGGTCAATGTCATTATTGGGATATAGAGCTTTTATGGGTGACTACCTTTCTTGTAATGAATCTAAATCTAAGGGATCCTATATTAAAAGGCAAGCTGGGATTAAAGAAAGAGTGGTGTTTTCTATTCATGGTGAAATGTTACATTCTAAGTTTGGTAGATCAGCCCAAAGATTGAGAAAGACATTTATTTTGACACCTACAACATTCTACATTGTTGGGCAAACCATGGTccaaaattcaatgaagTACATGCAAGATTATAgtatcaatttgaaaagtataAGAGAGGTCAGTTTAACATCATTGCAAGATGATTGGATTGGTATTGTCATGAGTGGTTCTTCTCTTCCGGATCCATTTATCAATACCTCATTCAAAACTGAACTTATTACgcaaatgaagaaattaaatggTGGAATTCAGGTAAAGGTTGGGCCTACTATCCAATATCAAAAGAAGCCTGGGAAACTCCATTCGGTTAAATCGAGTATCAGTGACACAGCACCAAAATATAGTGATCTGTATAAATCCAGTACCATTTTTGTTCGCCGTGGACATCCAGCAAACTCCAAGTCCAAGAAGAAGCCTAGAAACAAGGGTGGTTCATCAAGTGCCAGTTATTCCACATCTTATACACATAATTCACGACCAAAATCCAGTATTTCACAACAGCCAAGAAGTCCAAAGCCGGTTGCAACATCTAGACCTGCAACAAAGAAGGTTGCACCTCCCCCACCAGGATCGCAAAATTTGGCTGCCAGTGCTGCTCAAGCTGTGTACCATCCAAATGGGAACTCTAAACCAGCTGCTCCAAATCCTGGTACTAAACCACAACATCGTCCGGCTAAGAAGAGGGTAGCACCACCAAAACCTCAGCAAGCACAAAAACCAACCCAACGACcaaaagaacaagaacgCCATATCCAGAAAccagcagcagcagctgTACCTCCTCCACCTCCACCTCCGCCAATGGGACAAACAGAGCCCAAGTTTGAAGCTGCTTTTGATTTCGCAGGGACAGGGGCAGCATCCGAACTGCCTTTAAAGAAGGGTGAAGTTGTTTATATTACAAGACAAGAGCCAAGTGGGTGGTCATTGGCTAAGACTTTAGATGGTTCCAAGCAAGGTTGGGTTCCTACTGCTTATATTGCAGAAGTTAAGGGATCTGTTCACACTCCTGCACCCGCTGCGGTTCCTGCACCAAAAGCACATGTTCCTGTCgtccaacaacaacaacagcagccTACACCTGCAGCCAACCCAGGCCCAGGTTTCACTGATGGTTTAGCATCTGCTTTAGCTGCAAGAGCAAATAAGATGAGAGATGAAAGTGAGGGAGAAGACAATAACGGcgatgatgacgatgatgattgGTAG
- the SPG4 gene encoding Spg4p (ancestral locus Anc_2.443), with amino-acid sequence MGKIWDAFAVYNRNKHVEDPDMFGVQHSNIGEQRNAQYLYSKEYVEPKPRKKSDVDVYQNDPNISEPVKAALKGDDGPHLVDIDKLTANEFKALYDKARKGEPDNKVNF; translated from the coding sequence ATGGGTAAGATTTGGGACGCATTTGCAGTTTACAACAGGAATAAGCACGTCGAGGACCCGGATATGTTTGGTGTCCAACACTCCAACATTGGAGAACAAAGAAACGCTCAATACTTGTATTCCAAAGAGTACGTAGAACCTAAACCACGTAAGAAATCAGATGTTGACGTATATCAGAATGATCCAAACATTTCAGAACCGGTAAAGGCTGCTTTGAAAGGTGATGATGGCCCACATTTGGTTGACATAGATAAATTAACTGCTAATGAGTTTAAGGCCCTTTATGATAAAGCAAGGAAGGGAGAACCCGACAATAAGGTTAATTTTTGA
- the NCAS0A04320 gene encoding uncharacterized protein (ancestral locus Anc_2.441) — MIRHTTVKNVAAKRYLISLTTTQCLPLNNAHRHYSKSSNPLKSRATATATASSFTSSARPEPAPSFNVEPLDSSALTKKRFREDPAMDNSLIGLTGGQIFHEMILRNNVDTIFGYPGGAILPVYDAIHDSKSFQFILPKNEQGAGHMAEGYARASGKPGVVLVTSGPAATNVITPMADALADGVPMVVFTGQVPTSAIGTDAFQEADVLGISRSCTKWNVMVRTVDDMPRCINEAFEIAMSGRPGPVLVDLPKDVTAAILRNPIPVKSTLPSSALSQITKLAHDEFTMENIERAAALINIAKKPVLYVGAGILNNVDGPRIIKELSDRAQIPVTTTIQGLGAFDQEDPKSLDMLGMHGCATANLAVQNADLVIALGTRFDDRVTGNITKFAPEARRAAMEGRGGIIHFEISPKNISKVVETQVAVEGDATANVEKMLTKIFPVRERNEWFGMINKWKKQYPYDYMRETPTSKIKPQTVITKLSKLANDSGRPVIVTTGVGQHQMWTAQHWTWKNPRSFISSGGLGTMGYGLPAAIGAQVAKPEALVIDIDGDASFNMSLTELSSAVQAGTPVKVLILNNEEQGMVTQWQSLFYEHRYSHTHQLNPDFIKLADAMGLKGIRVKKQSDLDAALTEFISHPGPVLLEVEIEKKVPVLPMVPTGKGLDEFISFDPKVENEQKELRHQRTGGRH, encoded by the coding sequence ATGATTAGACACACCACTGTGAAAAATGTCGCGGCCAAACGGTATCTTATTAGCTTGACAACTACCCAGTGCCTACCATTGAACAATGCTCATCGCCATTAttctaaatcttcaaatcctCTCAAATCAAGAGCCACTGCAACTGCCACTGCGTCATCATTTACTTCTTCAGCAAGACCAGAACCTGCACCAAGTTTCAATGTGGAACCTTTAGATTCATCAGCACTAACCAAAAAAAGGTTCCGTGAGGACCCAGCAATGGACAATTCCCTAATCGGACTTACAGGTGGTCAAATATTCCATGAAATGATTCTTAGAAATAACGTCGATACAATATTCGGGTATCCAGGTGGTGCCATTCTTCCCGTCTACGATGCCATTCATGATAGTAAATCCTTCCAATTCATTCTACCTAAGAATGAACAAGGTGCCGGTCATATGGCTGAAGGCTATGCAAGAGCATCAGGTAAGCCAGGTGTGGTACTTGTCACATCAGGACCTGCCGCAACTAACGTGATTACTCCCATGGCTGATGCACTCGCTGATGGAGTCCCCATGGTCGTCTTCACAGGTCAAGTACCTACCTCTGCCATTGGAACAGATGCATTCCAGGAAGCTGATGTTTTGGGAATATCCAGATCATGTACTAAGTGGAATGTCATGGTGAGAACAGTGGATGACATGCCTCGTTGTATTAATGAAGCATTCGAAATTGCAATGAGTGGTAGGCCTGGTCCTGTCTTGGTGGATTTACCAAAGGATGTGACTGCCGCTATCTTGAGAAATCCAATTCCTGTCAAATCTACCTTGCCATCCTCTGCTCTATCACAAATTACAAAGCTAGCTCATGACGAATTCACTATGGAAAACATTGAGAGAGCTGCTGCGTTAATTAATATTGCTAAGAAACCAGTTTTATACGTGGGTGCTGgtattttaaataatgtgGATGGACCAAGaatcattaaagaattaagtGATCGCGCTCAGATTCCAGTAACAACAACTATCCAAGGTTTAGGTGCATTTGATCAGGAGGATCCAAAATCGTTAGATATGTTGGGGATGCATGGTTGTGCTACTGCTAATTTGGCAGTTCAAAACGCTGATTTAGTCATAGCTTTGGGGACAAGATTTGACGATCGTGTCACTGGTAATATTACCAAATTTGCTCCCGAAGCTCGTCGTGCTGCTATGGAGGGGAGAGGTGGTATTATTCATTTCGAAATATCGCCAAAGAATATAAGCAAAGTTGTCGAGACTCAAGTTGCTGTCGAAGGTGATGCTACAGCTAACGTGGAAAAAATGTTGACTAAGATTTTTCCTGtaagagaaagaaatgAATGGTTCGGTATGATTAATAAGTGGAAAAAGCAATATCCTTATGATTACATGAGAGAAACTCCAACTTCTAAGATAAAGCCCCAAACCGTCATCACCAAATTGTCGAAACTGGCAAACGATTCTGGAAGACCCGTTATTGTTACCACCGGTGTTGGTCAACATCAAATGTGGACAGCACAACATTGGACATGGAAAAACCCACGTAGTTTCATTAGTTCGGGTGGGTTGGGTACAATGGGATACGGGTTACCTGCAGCAATTGGTGCTCAAGTGGCAAAGCCAGAAGCCTTGGTCATCGATATTGATGGTGATgcttctttcaatatgtCTCTAACAGAATTGAGTTCAGCTGTTCAAGCCGGTACTCCTGTGAAAGTCTTAATACTAAATAACGAAGAACAAGGTATGGTCACCCAATGGCAGTCATTATTCTATGAGCATCGTTATTCTCATACACATCAATTGAATCCAGATTTTATAAAATTAGCAGATGCCATGGGTTTAAAGGGTATTAGAGTGAAAAAGCAATCCGATTTGGATGCCGCACTAACAGAATTTATTTCTCATCCTGGCCCAGTCCTATTGGAAGTTGAAATCGAGAAGAAAGTTCCTGTTTTACCAATGGTCCCAACTGGGAAGGGGTTGGACGAATTTATATCCTTTGATCCTAAAgttgaaaatgaacaaaaagAATTGCGTCACCAACGTACAGGTGGTAGACACTAG
- the PGM1 gene encoding phosphoglucomutase PGM1 (ancestral locus Anc_2.445) — translation MSLQIETIGTKPYQDQKPGTSGLRKKTAIFMNEPNYTENFIQAMLDAIPEGSQDATLVVGGDGRFYNDVIMNKIAAISAANGVKKLIIGQNGLLSTPAASHIIRSYEEKVTGGIILTASHNPGGPENDLGIKYNLANGGPAPESVTNAIWEVSKKLTHYKIIKNFPPLDLSKMGKDQKYGPLLVDIIDVTKDYVDFLKEIFDFELIKKFIHKQRETKNWKLLFDSLNGITGPYGKAIFVDEFDLPANEVLQNWHPKPDFGGLHPDPNLTYAKTLVERVDREKIEFGAASDGDGDRNMIYGAGPAFVSPGDSVAIIAEYASEIPYFVKQGIYGLARSFPTSAAIDRVAKAHGLSCYEVPTGWKFFCALFDAKKLSICGEESFGTGSNHIREKDGLWAIVAWLNVLAIYNKHNPEKDASIKTIQEEFWNKYGRTFFTRYDYEHISNEDASKVVDLLNNFVSKPNVIGSAFPGDESLTVVDAGDFSYTDLDGSVSDHQGLFFKLSNGARIVLRLSGTGSSGATIRIYVENYTDDKTKYEESAQDFLAPTIKTVVKFLKFKEFIGTEEPTVRT, via the coding sequence ATGTCCcttcaaattgaaactaTTGGAACAAAACCATACCAAGACCAAAAACCAGGTACCTCTGGTCTACGTAAGAAGACTGCCATCTTCATGAATGAACCCAACTACACTGAGAATTTCATCCAAGCCATGCTGGACGCTATTCCAGAAGGTTCCCAAGACGCTACATTGGTAGTCGGTGGTGATGGTCGTTTCTATAATGATGTCATCATGAACAAGATCGCTGCCATTTCAGCTGCTAATGGTGTCAAAAAATTGATCATCGGTCAAAATGGTCTATTGTCTACCCCTGCTGCATCCCATATCATTAGATCATATGAAGAAAAGGTCACTGGTGGGATCATCTTGACTGCCTCTCATAACCCAGGTGGTCCAGAAAATGATTTGGGTATTAAGTACAATCTAGCTAATGGTGGGCCAGCACCAGAATCTGTCACCAATGCTATTTGGGAAGTCTCTAAGAAACTAACCCATTATAAGATAATTAAGAATTTCCCACCTTTAGATTTATCCAAGATGGGTAAAGATCAAAAATATGGTCCATTATTGGTTGATATCATTGATGTGACAAAAGATTATGTTGACTTCTTAAAGGAAATTTTCGATTTTGAATTGatcaaaaaattcatcCATAAGCAACGTGAAACCAAAAACTGGAAATTACTTTTCGATTCCTTGAACGGGATTACAGGACCATATGGTAAGGCTATCTTCGtcgatgaatttgatttacCAGCTAATGAAGTCTTGCAAAACTGGCATCCAAAACCTGATTTTGGTGGATTACACCCAGATCCAAATTTAACTTATGCAAAGACCCTTGTTGAACGTGTTGACCGcgaaaagattgaattcGGTGCAGCTTCCGATGGTGATGGGGACAGAAATATGATTTACGGTGCTGGTCCTGCATTTGTTTCACCAGGTGATTCAGTCGCTATCATTGCTGAATACGCCTCTGAAATTCCATATTTTGTTAAACAAGGTATATATGGTCTTGCACGTTCTTTCCCTACTTCTGCTGCTATTGATCGTGTGGCCAAAGCTCATGGTTTGAGTTGTTACGAAGTGCCAACTGGTTGGAAATTTTTCTGTGCCTTATTTGACGCTAAGAAGTTATCTATTTGTGGTGAGGAATCTTTTGGTACTGGTTCCAATCATATCAGAGAAAAGGATGGTCTTTGGGCCATTGTTGCCTGGTTAAATGTTTTGGCAATTTACAATAAACACAACCCAGAAAAGGATGCTTCTATTAAGacaattcaagaagaattctGGAACAAATATGGTAGAACTTTTTTCACTCGTTATGATTACGAACACATTTCCAATGAAGATGCTTCCAAGGTAGTTGActtattgaacaattttgTATCTAAGCCAAACGTCATTGGTTCTGCTTTCCCAGGTGATGAATCATTAACTGTCGTGGATGCTGGCGACTTCTCTTACACTGACCTTGATGGATCTGTCTCTGATCACCAAGGTTTATTCTTTAAACTATCAAACGGTGCAAGAATTGTATTAAGATTATCTGGTACCGGTTCTTCAGGAGCTACAATTAGAATTTACGTGGAAAATTACACCGACGATAAAACTAAATACGAAGAATCTGCTCAAGATTTCTTAGCCCCTACCATTAAAACGGTGGtgaaattcttgaaattcaaagaatttattggaacTGAAGAACCAACGGTCCGTACATGA
- the PMU1 gene encoding putative phosphomutase (ancestral locus Anc_2.442): MTITETEHEFESLPGYFQAYPTLGCTPIDSSKEDHLKLINHETWKQLYDSIPEDTDTHTYKLLVLARHGEGYHNAAIKRYGQAKWDSYWSFLNGDEYGEWIDSRLTPLGRKQVEATGSDILVPLVDEMGFLPHRFFSSPLRRCLETFMKSWNCVLQGQELTEEDDRKLVIHVIENLRETLGEHTCDKRVNHSTTTEEYQNCLLPSGHTVHWTYAEEYPEEDQLWLADHRETEKEMDQRIHVGLREMFDKLDDNERFVSLTCHEGVIASTLRNLNHPPVLKLDTGKIVCTVVKVQKSL; this comes from the coding sequence ATGACAATCACAGAAACAGAACATGAATTTGAATCCCTTCCAGGGTATTTCCAAGCTTATCCAACTTTAGGATGCACACCAATTGATTCATCCAAGGAAGATCATCTTAAACTGATTAACCATGAAACATGGAAGCAATTGTATGATTCCATCCCTGAAGACACTGATACGCACACATACAAATTATTAGTCCTTGCTAGACACGGTGAAGGGTATCATAATGCTGCTATCAAGAGGTACGGTCAAGCGAAGTGGGATTCGTATTGGTCATTCTTGAACGGTGATGAGTATGGTGAATGGATAGATTCAAGATTGACTCCTTTAGGGAGGAAGCAGGTGGAAGCCACAGGGAGCGATATTTTGGTTCCTCTCGTTGATGAAATGGGGTTCTTACCTCATCGATTCTTCAGTTCTCCCTTGAGACGTTGTCTGGAAACGTTTATgaaatcttggaattgTGTCTTACAAGGACAAGAATTAACTGAGGAAGATGATAGAAAGTTGGTTATTCATGTCATTGAGAACTTGAGAGAAACTCTAGGTGAACATACTTGTGACAAGAGAGTGAATCATTCCACCACCACTGAGGAATATCAAAATTGTCTGTTACCATCGGGCCACACGGTTCATTGGACCTACGCAGAGGAGTATCCGGAAGAGGACCAACTTTGGTTAGCTGACCACCGagaaacagaaaaagaGATGGATCAACGTATTCATGTTGGACTTCGTGAAATGTTTGACAAATTAGATGACaatgaaagatttgttTCTCTTACTTGTCATGAAGGTGTCATCGCTAGTACTTTGCGTAACTTGAACCACCCACCAGTATTGAAGCTAGACACGGGGAAAATTGTATGTACTGTCGTCAAAGTTCAAAAAAGCTTGTAA
- the YPK1 gene encoding serine/threonine protein kinase YPK1 (ancestral locus Anc_2.446): protein MYSWKSKFKFGKSKEEKEKPSKYGGFFNSGDSKKESSPTSKTQSSGDYSSDRKETIINSPNTMAPMRSSYEASSSTSTFDNGSHTSSDENSNNISHESSVSQISQDTASNDPHPQNTHISSSGIMTIKIYNGDAFTLPFPITSNQQILSKLLGSGISPPSTATPDVDTLVSQLSRVQLQNQGPAEENLLASDVSSKFIPATIKLPGSSVLNPLLYFTIEFDNTVATIEPEYGTMTKPVFNKISTFDVTRKLPFLKIDVFARIPSILLPSKMWQQEMSANDEKLKEMLEKINSNQDVHLDSFQLPINLKFDTASNIRLYNHHWVSLENGLGRINISIDYKPSRNKPLSIDDFDLLKVIGKGSFGKVMQVRKKDTQKIYALKAIRKAYIVSKSEVTHTLAERTVLARIDCPFIVPLKFSFQSPDKLYLVLACINGGELFYHLQKEGRFDLSRSRFYAAELLCALETLHNLNVIYRDLKPENILLDYQGHIALCDFGLCKLNMKDDDKTDTFCGTPEYLAPELLLGQGYTKVVDWWTLGVLLYEMLTGLPPYYDEDVPKMYKKILQDPLRFPDGFDRDAKDLLIGLLSRDPTRRLGCNGADEIKNHPFFSQLSWKRLLMKGYIPPYKPPVTSAIDTSNFDQEFTREKPVDSVVDEFLSESVQKQFGGWTYVGSEQLGSSMVQGRSIR from the coding sequence ATGTATTCGTGGAAATCTAAGTTTAAATTTGGTAAATCAAAGGAGGAGAAGGAGAAACCATCCAAATATGGTGgctttttcaattctggTGATTCCAAAAAGGAAAGTAGTCCAACCTCCAAAACGCAAAGTAGCGGTGATTATTCCTCGGATAGAAAGGAAACAATAATCAATTCACCAAATACTATGGCACCCATGCGTTCCTCATATGAAGCGTCATCATCTACTTCGACTTTTGATAATGGATCTCATACTAGCTCCGATGAAAATAGCAATAATATATCACATGAATCCTCAGTGAGCCAAATATCTCAAGATACGGCATCTAATGATCCACACCCACAAAATACTCATATTTCTAGCTCAGGGATTATGActattaaaatatataacgGTGATGCATTTACTCTACCGTTTCCAATTACATCAAATCAACAAATATTAAGTAAATTGTTGGGTTCAGGTATTTCTCCACCATCTACGGCTACACCAGATGTTGATACCTTGGTATCACAATTATCTCGAGTTCAATTACAAAATCAAGGACCTGCTGAAGAAAACTTATTGGCTAGTGATGTTTCATCCAAGTTTATTCCAGCAACAATAAAATTGCCAGGCTCATCTGTTCTGAATCCATTGTTATATTTCACCATCGAATTTGACAATACTGTGGCCACCATTGAACCTGAGTATGGTACCATGACTAAACCTGTATTTAATAAGATATCCACTTTTGATGTGACAAGGAAATTGccatttttaaaaatcGACGTGTTTGCACGTATTCCCTCCATTTTGCTACCATCAAAAATGTGGCAACAAGAGATGTCTGCGAACGAtgagaaattaaaagagATGCTGGAaaagataaattcaaaCCAAGACGTTCATCTTgattctttccaattaCCAATAAATCTGAAATTCGACACCGCTTCAAATATAAGGTTATACAATCATCATTGggtttctttggaaaatgggTTAGGAAGAATTAATATTAGTATTGATTACAAACCGTCCAGAAATAAACCACTATCTAtagatgattttgatttattaaaagTGATTGGGAAGGGATCCTTTGGTAAAGTCATGCAAGtgagaaagaaagatacTCAAAAGATTTATGCATTAAAGGCAATTAGAAAAGCTTATATTGTTTCTAAATCTGAAGTTACTCATACTTTAGCTGAAAGAACTGTGCTTGCAAGAATTGATTGTCCCTTCATTGTTCCCTTGAAGTTCTCATTCCAATCTCCTGATAAATTATATCTAGTGCTGGCATGCATTAATGGAGGGGAACTATTCTATCATTTAcaaaaagaaggaagattTGATTTATCTCGTTCCAGGTTTTATGCTGCTGAATTATTATGCGCTTTGGAAACATTGCATAATTTGAATGTTATCTATCGTGATCTGAAACctgaaaatattcttctaGATTACCAAGGTCATATTGCATTGTGTGATTTTGGCCTTTGTAAGTTGAATATGAAAGACGATGATAAGACTGATACATTCTGTGGTACCCCAGAATATCTAGCAccagaattattattaggGCAAGGTTACACTAAAGTAGTTGATTGGTGGACTTTAGGTGTCTTACTATATGAGATGTTAACTGGTTTACCTCCATATTATGACGAAGATGTACCAAAAATGTATAAAAAGATCTTACAAGACCCACTAAGATTCCCAGATGGGTTTGATAGAGATGCCAAAGATTTGTTAATTGGGTTGTTAAGTCGTGATCCTACCAGAAGATTAGGGTGTAATGGTGcagatgaaattaagaacCATCCCTTCTTTAGTCAATTGTCGTGGAAACGTCTTCTAATGAAGGGATACATTCCACCATATAAACCACCTGTAACAAGTGCTATTGACACTAGTAATTTTGATCAAGAATTTACTCGAGAAAAGCCAGTAGATAGTGTGGTTGACGAATTCTTGAGTGAGAGTGTCCAAAAACAGTTTGGTGGATGGACATATGTGGGGAGTGAACAATTAGGAAGTTCCATGGTGCAAGGGAGAAGCATTAGGTAA